The Panicum virgatum strain AP13 chromosome 5K, P.virgatum_v5, whole genome shotgun sequence genome has a window encoding:
- the LOC120710768 gene encoding uncharacterized protein LOC120710768 produces the protein MVLHHHRESAINIGARPPCPSKALAGSNRRARRAMSGTPDAGSDSQGFTCSALLMCLYLPGLSKKKPGEAEAAPKEPTPAEHAVPPDAAPRRAASLECASLNSGNNIVFDFAVGDDQRPEEQGGARATHEYCPSPCFDLPAELIRAGERFAAGSDAPVTAAFVFGDGGQRGGAALQRMASCLAPGVVEGGGEPRPPHLVRFLSASGRSTVARPPVMVMPPRAAPQGKAVDGDRELGDGACVQRLTAGCRESVV, from the coding sequence ATggtcctccaccaccaccgcgagtCCGCGATCAATATAGGCGCACGTCCTCCGTGCCCATCAAAGGCGCTGGCGGGATCGAACCGGCGAGCACGCAGGGCCATGTCCGGGACGCCCGACGCCGGCTCCGACAGCCAGGGCTTCACATGCAGCGCGCTGCTCATGTGCCTCTACCTGCCGGGCCTCTCCAAGAAGAAgccgggggaggcggaggcggcaccCAAGGAGCCGACGCCGGCCGAGCATGCAGTGCCCCcggacgccgcgccgcgccgggccgCGTCCCTGGAGTGCGCGTCGCTCAACTCCGGCAACAACATCGTCTTCGACTTCGCGGTGGGGGACGACCAGCGTCCGGAGGAGCAGGGTGGCGCGCGGGCGACCCACGAGTACTGCCCGTCGCCGTGCTTCGACCTGCCTGCGGAGCTGATCAGGGCCGGCGAGCGGTTCGCCGCCGGCAGCGACGCCCCCGTCACGGCCGCGTTCGTgttcggcgacggcggccagcgAGGGGGCGCCGCTCTGCAGCGGATGGCGTCGTGCCTGGCGCCCGGGGTcgtcgagggcggcggcgagccgcggccgccgcaccTCGTGAGGTTCTTGTCGGCGTCGGGACGTTCCACCGTGGCGCGGCCTCCTGTCATGGTGATgcctccccgcgccgcgccgcagggTAAGGCGGTTGACGGTGACCGCGAGCTCGGCGATGGTGCCTGCGTGCAACGGCTGACGGCAGGCTGCCGGGAGAGCGTCGTGTGA
- the LOC120708360 gene encoding uncharacterized protein LOC120708360, whose translation MCNSNVKTVGVAQIDGRPVLQPAGNRVAPPDGARPLKKSLHKSLSMPASFDNNAAAARPAPENTTRAAPAAPLLPPATPASVTARATKAAAAAAEKSRAKGSRKPGAVLPVVTFAALEAFEPAGSIAAAQREHAALAQAQRKLRIAHYGRTASFSRVEGRVGATAAATAAAEPAVPASPAGLDEKRCSFITPYSDPLYVAYHDEEWGVPVHDDELLFEMLTLSGVQVGADWTSILKKRHVYREAFSGFDVDAVAKYTEKQMASLSADFGLDLGTVRGTVNNACRILEVRRDFGSLDKYVWAFVNNKPLSPGYKYSRKIPVKTSKSESISKDMVRRGYRFVGPTVIHSFMEAVGLTNDHLVSCPRHRACSAAAAAGRAN comes from the exons ATGTGCAACTCCAACGTCAAGACCGTGGGCGTCGCCCAGATCGACGGCCGCCCGGTGCTGCAGCCGGCGGGCAACCGCGTGGCGCCGCCGGACGGGGCGCGCCCGCTCAAGAAGTCCCTGCACAAGTCGCTCTCCATGCCGGCCTCCTTCGACAacaatgccgccgccgcgcgccccgcgccCGAGAACAccacccgcgccgcgccggcggctccGCTGCTGCCTCCCGCGACGCCGGCCTCGGTCACCGCGAGGGcgacgaaggcggcggcggcggccgcggagaagagcagggccaagggcAGCAGGAAGCCCGGGGCGGTGCTGCCGGTGGTGACGTTCGCGGCGCTGGAGGCGTTCGAGCCCGCGGGGAgcatcgcggcggcgcagcgggagcaCGCCGCGCTGGCGCAGGCGCAGCGCAAGCTGCGGATCGCGCACTACGGCCGCACCGCGTCCTTCTCCCGTGTCGAGGGGAGggtcggcgccaccgccgccgccacggccgccgccgagccggccGTCCCCGCCTCCCCCGCCGGGCTCGACGAGAAGCGCTGCAGCTTCATCACGCCCTACTCAG ACCCCCTGTATGTGGCGTACCATGACGAGGAGTGGGGAGTGCCCGTGCACGACGACGA GTTGCTGTTCGAGATGCTTACCCTGTCCGGCGTGCAAGTCGGGGCAGACTGGACTTCCATCCTGAAGAAGAGACACGTCTACAG GGAGGCGTTCTCCGGCTTCGACGTGGACGCCGTCGCCAAGTACACCGAGAAGCAGATGGCGTCGCTGAGCGCCGACTTCGGCCTGGACCTGGGCACCGTCAGAGGGACCGTCAACAACGCCTGCCGGATCCTCGAG GTGCGGAGGGACTTCGGGTCGCTGGACAAGTACGTGTGGGCGTTCGTGAACAACAAGCCGCTGTCGCCGGGGTACAAGTACAGCCGGAAGATCCCGGTGAAGACGTCCAAGTCGGAGTCCATCAGCAAGGACATGGTCCGCCGGGGCTACCGCTTCGTCGGCCCCACCGTCATCCACTCCTTCATGGAGGCCGTCGGCCTCACCAACGACCACCTCGTCTCGtgcccgcgccaccgcgcctgctccgccgccgctgccgccggccgcgctaACTGA
- the LOC120708356 gene encoding disease resistance protein At4g27190-like gives MASYCCFRKPRQPTNMPVLPINHGELISLPNMLGLLRRPGVGVVEIQGIGGSGKTWAAKALYREAKASNLFDEYIWVSLSINCSMRKCFNKIAAYLSCKIRDSLSVESTRTKIKEYLTPRKFLLVLDNAYFTEEGILEYLGVPNPQQQRLGSKIIVTTRTMRAVNALSVMLPNIVEITPQTLTYEESYDLLREKIGKDISFAYDLISYCYGIPLIIILLAGALYDAPMGETFSELVTNARDALSTKITVFNTMEHMVKFGYYQLPSDNVRRCLLYCLIFPDDQGISVKELIWYWIMDGLLQEDVSFDEANHIGKEILDVLIKHGMVYLDDNDHVHMHNMVRETVSRFGKDMGYKEQDYRCFGNPIIKLEHLSKYSSRVSLMDTEMECLRGSPNCLLISSLLLRGNFLLKAMSEEFFNQMAGTLQILDMSFTRIEVFPPSISYLIKLRMLLLIGCDHLQEIRYIASLARLEVLDASGCSSLKSVESGSFDRMVFLKVLDLSATSITFLSSIPVSMELRHINLQDCPFLGSESPYGVSKGGAVQNLQLGSIEDLAAWMGMLWLPCGLTFQLSDRFGMKVSLDANRDSNSYVYASDTYFFKCLGKDSPLWYNCFQKFQIVISPSMDSEPMDTDGQVRNTDSIFENSYFRAKRFTHSTDPTRYLEINGTVGVPSDLDGILCHAELILLKRLVMTTRFSDLIVRSMEAVRELWLENCDHVESLLSADEVQALSTVGNLSSLCKGVEDVTSFSCLKHLLLDCCPKLLCLFPSALCLPNLETLHIRFCDVLERVFDSSVMGEDTLPRLQSLQLWELPELTCVCGGVLPSLKNLKVRGCAKLRKVPVGVNENSPFVTTTGEQLWWDSLLWDDETIKRWLLFRNWGPLLPHLATEG, from the coding sequence ATGGCATCCTATTGTTGCTTCCGGAAGCCAAGGCAACCAACGAATATGCCAGTGCTGCCGATTAATCACGGCGAGTTGATTTCATTGCCAAATATGCTCGGGCTGCTTCGTCGTCCAGGTGTTGGAGTAGTTGAAATCCAAGGTATTGGTGGTTCTGGGAAGACATGGGCTGCAAAGGCTCTATACCGAGAGGCAAAGGCCTCAAATCTCTTCGATGAATATATCTGGGTTTCATTGTCAATAAATTGTAGCATGAGAAAGTGTTTCAACAAGATTGCAGCATATTTATCATGTAAGATCAGAGACAGCTTGTCCGTAGAAAGCACTAGGACTAAAATAAAGGAATATCTCACGCCACGGAAGTTCCTGCTAGTTCTTGATAATGCTTATTTCACTGAAGAAGGAATCTTAGAGTACCTGGGAGTTCCTAATCCACAACAGCAAAGGCTTGGCTCAAAAATCATTGTGACTACAAGAACTATGAGAGCAGTGAATGCATTGAGTGTCATGCTGCCAAATATAGTAGAGATAACGCCACAAACCCTCACTTATGAGGAGTCATACGACTTACTGCGCGAGAAGATTGGAAAAGATATCAGTTTTGCGTATGACTTAATCAGCTATTGCTATGGTATCCCACTCATAATCATCCTATTGGCTGGGGCACTGTATGATGCACCTATGGGAGAGACATTTAGTGAGTTGGTCACAAATGCGCGTGATGCTCTATCAACCAAGATAACAGTTTTCAACACAATGGAGCACATGGTGAAATTTGGGTATTATCAGCTTCCTAGTGATAATGTGCGACGCTGCTTGCTCTACTGCTTAATCTTCCCCGACGATCAAGGAATTTCAGTCAAGGAGTTAATTTGGTACTGGATAATGGATGGTCTACTCCAAGAAGATGTTAGTTTTGATGAGGCTAACCATATTGGTAAGGAAATTCTTGATGTCCTCATAAAGCATGGTATGGTATATTTGGATGACAATGATCACGTACACATGCATAATATGGTTAGGGAGACTGTATCAAGATTTGGAAAGGATATGGGTTACAAAGAGCAAGATTACCGGTGTTTCGGCAATCCTATTATCAAATTAGAGCATCTTTCAAAGTATAGCAGTAGAGTTTCGTTAATGGACACTGAAATGGAATGTCTCCGCGGAAGTCCAAATTGCTTACTTATTTCATCATTACTTTTAAGAGGAAACTTTCTTTTGAAAGCTATGTCAGAAGAATTCTTTAACCAAATGGCAGGAACACTACAGATACTAGACATGTCATTTACTCGAATTGAAGTGTTTCCGCCTTCCATCTCCTATTTGATTAAGCTGAGAATGTTGTTACTGATTGGTTGTGATCATTTGCAAGAAATTCGATACATAGCTTCACTGGCACGGTTGGAGGTGCTGGATGCTTCAGGTTGTAGTTCTCTGAAGAGTGTAGAGTCTGGGTCATTTGACCGTATGGTGTTTCTCAAGGTCCTTGACCTCTCTGCCACTTCCATCACTTTCTTGAGTTCAATTCCAGTATCTATGGAGCTTCGCCACATCAATCTACAGGATTGCCCATTTCTGGGGTCTGAGTCCCCTTATGGAGTGTCAAAAGGCGGTGCTGTACAGAACCTGCAGCTTGGCAGTATTGAAGATCTAGCGGCTTGGATGGGCATGCTGTGGTTACCTTGTGGACTGACTTTCCAGCTTTCTGATAGGTTTGGCATGAAAGTATCACTTGATGCCAACAGGGATAGTAATTCATATGTTTATGCCAGTGACACCTATTTTTTTAAATGCTTGGGAAAAGATTCTCCACTGTGGTATAACTGTTTTCAGAAGTTTCAAATTGTCATCTCCCCTTCGATGGATAGCGAACCCATGGACACTGATGGCCAAGTAAGAAATACAGATTCCATCTTTGAGAATTCGTACTTCAGGGCAAAGCGATTCACACATTCCACTGATCCCACGAGATATCTGGAAATAAATGGTACTGTTGGTGTTCCATCTGATCTTGATGGTATTCTGTGTCATGCTGAGCTGATATTGCTAAAGAGATTAGTTATGACCACCAGATTCTCTGATCTGATTGTTAGAAGTATGGAAGCAGTAAGAGAACTCTGGCTAGAAAATTGTGACCACGTGGAGAGTCTTCTGTCCGCAGACGAAGTGCAGGCATTGTCTACGGTAGGCAATTTATCATCCTTATGCAAAGGGGTAGAAGATGTGACTAGTTTCAGTTGTCTGAAGCACTTGCTCCTCGATTGCTGTCCGAAACTACTATGCCTATTCCCTTCAGCGCTATGCCTTCCAAACCTTGAAACATTGCATATAAGATTTTGCGACGTTTTGGAGAGGGTGTTTGACAGCTCGGTCATGGGAGAGGACACTCTTCCAAGGTTGCAGTCGCTGCAGCTGTGGGAGCTCCCTGAGCTAACCTGTGTGTGCGGTGGAGTCTTACCATCTCTGAAGAACCTCAAGGTGAGAGGCTGCGCAAAACTGAGGAAAGTTCCTGTTGGTGTGAATGAAAATAGCCCGTTTGTAACTACTACCGGGGAGCAGTTGTGGTGGGACAGTTTATTATGGGATGACGAGACCATCAAGCGTTGGTTGCTGTTCAGAAATTGGGGGCCCTTGCTACCTCATCTTGCAACTGAAGGATGA
- the LOC120710209 gene encoding disease resistance RPP13-like protein 4, with protein MAQERTLEEVVSPFLMQLEKARAVPLVPDEDSSYSDVTFLFENIKKEACEVKNILQRVSKWENEIINDFGGIARHLDEIIEEDSQLNSIRSKLQIVNTELSKLKNRMQIPLHVPVIEAAAPTTLPSLVPSKWVHAKVSEQWKRLEIERKILESSTMSNLQLSYDNLDLQLKLCLLCFSIFPENSIISKRAMIHWWIGEGLVAATRNQTAEDVGKECFEKLIAREMVEPVYHKRRYAVNQCKLHPWIRRMLITVARQARFFEFDSNGNATWDFSATYHACLVEEHQLEIDVASLRNILTIFNVSERYLQFEKSWFLDLRKISVLQLGRWHNFYRHHIEVDSTEFLEGLPSSNQLKYLCLRGISRIIELPSSIGRLSNLRILDLHACHNLERLTESITSLQMLTHLDVSECYLLEGMPRGISFLTELQVLKGFVIGGSTGNYNCRVAELARLDKLKKLSIYIGSKVTVTEDELDELQNIKGLCILKITWAVSLSKKERVHQTSDSTSLLASLSLPLNLEKLDLRCFPGEKIPDWLSPSKLLKLKRLYFTGGMLNTFGDKNESEVWNIEVLRLKFLNDLSVQWTQVHDMFPKLTFLEVFRCMKLKSFPCDKDGVWMNNDMQQVNR; from the coding sequence ATGGCGCAGGAGCGGACATTGGAGGAAGTCGTTTCTCCATTTTTAATGCAATTGGAAAAGGCAAGAGCTGTTCCTTTGGTTCCAGATGAGGATAGTTCATATTCAGATGTTACATTTCTGTTTGAAAATATCAAGAAAGAAGCCTGTGAGGTCAAGAATATACTACAGAGAGTATCTAAATGGGAAAATGAGATTATAAATGATTTTGGAGGAATAGCTCGGCATTTGGATGAAATCATAGAAGAAGACAGCCAGCTCAATTCAATACGTTCTAAGCTCCAAATTGTCAACACTGAATTGTCCAAGTTAAAAAATCGTATGCAAATTCCTCTCCATGTTCCTGTGATTGAGGCAGCAGCTCCCACAACCTTGCCTTCATTAGTACCATCTAAATGGGTTCATGCAAAAGTTTCAGAGCAGTGGAAAAGGCTTGAGATTGAGAGGAAAATCCTTGAGAGCTCAACCATGTCTAATTTGCAGCTTAGCTATGATAATCTTGATTTACAGCTGAAGCTGTGCTTGTTATGCTTCTCTATCTTCCCAGAAAATTCAATCATCAGCAAGAGGGCCATGATCCATTGGTGGATTGGTGAGGGTTTAGTAGCAGCCACAAGAAACCAGACAGCTGAAGATGTCGGGAAGGAGTGCTTTGAGAAGCTGATTGCTCGAGAGATGGTTGAACCAGTGTATCACAAGCGCAGATATGCTGTCAACCAATGCAAGTTGCACCCTTGGATCCGGCGTATGCTGATTACTGTTGCAAGGCAAGCacggttttttgaatttgattcAAATGGCAATGCAACATGGGACTTTTCAGCTACGTACCATGCCTGTCTAGTTGAAGAGCACCAACTGGAAATAGATGTGGCATCACTCAGAAACATTCTAACAATATTTAATGTGAGTGAGCGATACCTCCAATTTGAGAAGAGCTGGTTCTTGGATTTGAGGAAGATTTCAGTTCTCCAACTAGGAAGATGGCACAACTTTTACCGACACCATATTGAGGTCGACAGTACTGAATTTTTGGAAGGACTGCCGTCATCTAATCAATTGAAATATCTTTGTCTGAGGGGCATCTCTAGAATCATCGAACTTCCTTCTTCCATTGGCAGACTCTCAAATCTGAGGATCTTGGATCTTCATGCTTGTCATAACCTTGAGAGGCTGACTGAGAGCATCACGTCTCTTCAGATGCTCACTCACCTTGATGTATCAGAGTGTTACTTGCTGGAAGGCATGCCAAGGGGTATTAGCTTCCTTACAGAACTCCAAGTCCTTAAAGGGTTTGTCATTGGTGGTTCCACTGGCAACTACAATTGTCGAGTAGCAGAGTTGGCCAGGCTTGACAAACTGAAGAAGCTGAGCATATATATTGGAAGCAAAGTTACAGTGACAGAAGACGAATTGGATGAGCTTCAGAATATCAAAGGCCTTTGCATCCTGAAAATTACATGGGCTGTATCACTTTCAAAGAAGGAACGAGTCCATCAAACTTCTGATTCAACATCGCTGCTAGCTTCACTCTCACTACCTCTAAATCTCGAGAAGCTAGACCTGCGCTGCTTCCCTGGGGAGAAGATACCAGATTGGTTAAGTCCGAGTAAGCTGTTGAAACTGAAGAGACTCTACTTCACTGGAGGCATGCTAAATACTTTTGGCGACAAAAACGAGTCAGAGGTGTGGAACATTGAGGTATTGCGCCTGAAATTCTTGAATGATTTATCAGTGCAATGGACCCAGGTGCATGACATGTTTCCAAAACTGACCTTTCTGGAGGTCTTTAGATGTATGAAGCTAAAATCTTTCCCTTGTGACAAGGATGGGGTATGGATGAACAATGACATGCAACAAGTCAATAGGTAG
- the LOC120708357 gene encoding uncharacterized protein LOC120708357, whose protein sequence is MLTSAVTVSHQWPQVSVDPQRRLNPLDTQAKARKVEGEADMDANGRYMESMLAVWNEWEIRMLVLTSLALQVFLLFFAGIRKRNVSAALSLLLWLAYLLADSIAIYALGYLSQTRVPKAFKRTHRIQALWAPFLLLHLGGQDTITAFSIEDNELWKRHLLSLLTQVGLAVYVFTKSHPGADILAPAVFMFVSGIVEYGERTWALRCASMDNLRSGMVTTPDPGPNYAKFMEEYRFTREAGLQAEIVIEQERRAEAAAVAAGVAEETVPYTEVIADASRFFVIFKRLFANLILSFQERTRSQATFLRLTPEQAYKVIEIELSLMYDTLHSKAAVIHTWYGRLLRCLTLLSTSTACLLFNVLLRHRKGKQHQSSYSHVDVCITNILFGGALCLEVYAIGMMLISYWTHAALRSCNFSFLSNLIFRSIQYFRPESRSKWSNLMAQHNLISFCLLDKPTVLTKVLSVLGLKGHWDSWLHIRHIDVSHELKIVVFRELKDKTASIVDAESYRKFSNHRGRWALQCKGYYKELGWSVEVEFDESILLWHIATDLCFHSGDDAGDVKVAPFVEVSRAMSNYMLFLLVARPFMLTAGIGQIRFGDTCAEARNFFGTAAHPDAGAAARTVLGLSAEIAPRDVKGDRSKSVLFDACRLAKSLLELPPRKRWRVIRAVWVRVEMLCYAASKCRSNFHAKQLSGGGELLTVVWFLMAHLGVGEQYRIEAGHARAKLIVEKN, encoded by the exons ATGCTCACATCGGCGGTCACGGTCAGTCACCAGTGGCCCCAAGTGAGTGTTGACCCCCAGAGAAGACTTAATCCTTTGGACACACAGGCAAAGGCACGCAAGGTGGAAGGGGAGGCAGACATGGATGCCAACGGGAGGTACATGGAAAGCATGCTGGCAGTGTGGAACGAATGGGAGATCCGCATGCTCGTGCTCACCAGCCTCGCCCTCCAGgtgttcctcctcttcttcgccGGCATCCGCAAGCGCAACGTCTCCGCTGCGCTGAGCCTGCTGCTGTGGCTCGCCTACCTGCTCGCGGACTCCATCGCCATCTACGCGCTCGGGTACCTCTCCCAGACGCGCGTGCCCAAGGCCTTCAAGCGCACCCACCGCATCCAGGCCCTGTGGGCGccgttcctcctcctccacctcggcGGCCAGGACACCATCACCGCCTTCTCCATCGAGGACAACGAGCTCTGGAAGCGCCACCTGCTCAGCCTGCTCACCCAG GTTGGCCTCGCCGTGTATGTCTTCACCAAGTCGCACCCCGGAGCCGACATCCTAGCCCCCGCCGTGTTCATGTTCGTGAGTGGTATCGTCGAGTACGGCGAGAGGACGTGGGCGCTCAGGTGCGCGAGCATGGACAACCTGCGGAGCGGCATGGTCACGACGCCGGACCCGGGCCCCaactacgccaagttcatggagGAGTACCGGTTCACGCGTGAGGCCGGGCTCCAGGCGGAGATCGTCATCGAGCAGGAGCGCcgggcggaggccgccgccgtggccgcgggcGTCGCCGAGGAGACCGTGCCGTACACGGAGGTCATCGCCGACGCGAGCCGCTTCTTCGTCATCTTCAAGCGGCTCTTCGCCAACCTCATCCTCAGCTTCCAGGAGCGCACCCGGAGCCAGGCCACGTTCCTGCGGCTCACGCCGGAGCAGGCGTACAAGGTCATCGAGATCGAGCTCTCGCTCATGTACGACACCCTGCACTCCAAGGCGGCGGTGATCCACACCTGGTACGGCCGCCTCCTCCGATGCCTGACGCTCCTCTCGACATCCACAGCGTGCCTCCTCTTCAACGTGCTGCTGCGCCACCGCAAGGGTAAGCAGCACCAGTCGTCATACAGCCACGTCGATGTCTGCATCACTAACATCTTGTTCGGAGGAGCTCTTTGCTTGGAGGTGTACGCCATAGGAATGATGCTCATATCCTACTGGACACACGCCGCTCTTCGAAGCTGTAATTTCAGCTTCCTGAGCAATCTGATCTTCCGGAGCATTCAGTACTTCCGTCCGGAAAGCCGGTCCAAGTGGTCCAATCTGATGGCCCAGCACAACCTCATCAGCTTCTGCCTCCTGGACAAACCAACAGTGCTCACCAAGGTCCTGAGCGTCCTCGGGCTCAAAGGGCACTGGGACAGTTGGCTGCACATACGCCACATCGACGTGTCGCACGAGCTGAAGATCGTGGTGTTCAGGGAGCTCAAGGATAAGACGGCGAGCATCGTGGACGCCGAGAGCTACCGCAAGTTCAGCAACCACAGGGGCCGGTGGGCTCTCCAGTGCAAGGGCTACTACAAGGAGCTCGGCTGGAGCGTGGAGGTGGAGTTCGACGAGAGCATCCTCCTCTGGCACATAGCCACGGACCTCTGCTTCCACTccggcgacgacgccggcgacgtCAAGGTCGCGCCGTTCGTCGAGGTCAGCCGGGCGATGTCGAACTACATGCTCTTCCTCCTCGTCGCTCGGCCCTTCATGCTGACGGCGGGCATCGGGCAGATCCGGTTCGGGGACACCTGCGCGGAGGCCAGGAACTTCTTCGGGACGGCGGCGCACCCGGACGCGGGGGCCGCGGCGAGGACGGTGCTCGGCCTGAGCGCCGAGATCGCGCCGAGGGACGTGAAGGGGGACCGGAGCAAGTCGGTGCTGTTCGACGCGTGCCGGCTGGCCAAGTCGCTGCTTGAGCTGCCGCCGCGCAAGCGGTGGCGCGTAATCCGCGCGGTGTGGGTGCGGGTGGAGATGCTCTGCTACGCGGCGAGCAAGTGCCGGAGCAACTTCCACGCCAAGCagctgagcggcggcggcgagctgctcaCGGTCGTCTGGTTCTTGATGGCGCACCTGGGGGTCGGCGAGCAGTATAGGATAGAGGCAGGGCATGCCAGGGCCAAACTCATCGTAGAAAAGAATTGA
- the LOC120708359 gene encoding probable disease resistance protein At5g45440, whose product MAVEVIQFLVRKFVDSLAEEAAVAELPFIAQFNDMRAELEKAAISPDNADELRECLYELNDLLVECRMLTNRPNRRRRFFAQPDAWRFSKTSKRVAAVRRRVLQCVGNNSGGDAAASQEDGAAAVGLDRWTTAWLDRSRIHGFDQQLTELESMAFRDCGAGRLAGVGIVGMGGIGKTALAQLLFSSPGARGRFFPRIWTCMSHTACAGADRRREVLQGILMALGHEEDAILSMDGGDSLVELVIAVHEQLKGKRYLIVFDDVWHVDDWYADVVAAGGQNAPRRADDWSERLTFGLPKERGGLVVVTSRLKQAAETMVGESCLHHVQPLCDSESCWAIFMDALSQAKGTVDLATVDSMKQEILETCGGLPAAAKTMGDIFARSSIPSPASTSTSQEISKSGHIITGNSGSLK is encoded by the coding sequence ATGGCTGTGGAAGTCATCCAGTTCCTGGTGCGGAAGTTTGTGGATAGCctcgcggaggaggcggcggtggcggagctccCTTTCATCGCCCAGTTCAACGACATGCGGGccgagctggagaaggcggcgaTTTCTCCCGATAACGCAGATGAGCTCCGGGAGTGCCTCTACGAACTCAACGACTTGCTCGTTGAGTGCCGCATGCTCACCAACCGCCCGAACCGACGGCGGCGGTTCTTCGCGCAGCCCGACGCATGGCGGTTCTCCAAGACCAGCAAGAGGGTGGCCGCGGTCAGGCGCAGGGTCCTCCAGTGCGTGGGGAACAACTCCGGTGGCGACGCTGCGGCGTCGCAggaggacggcgccgccgccgtggggttGGACCGCTGGACGACGGCTTGGCTCGACCGCAGCAGGATCCACGGATTCGACCAGCAGCTCACGGAGCTCGAGTCCATGGCGTTCAGGGACTGCGGCGCGGGGAGGCTTGCCGGCGTCGGCATCGTCGGCATGGGCGGCATCGGGAAGACCGCGCTCGCGCAGCTCCTGTTCAGCAGCCCGGGCGCTAGAGGGCGCTTCTTCCCCAGGATCTGGACGTGCATGTCGCACACCGCCTGCGCTGGAGCAGACAGGCGCAGGGAAGTTTTGCAGGGCATCCTCATGGCTCTTGGACACGAGGAGGATGCCATCCTGTCCATGGATGGCGGCGATAGCCTGGTGGAGCTGGTGATCGCCGTCCACGAGCAGCTCAAGGGGAAGAGGTATCTCATCGTGTTCGACGACGTGTGGCACGTCGACGACTGGTACGCCGACGTCGTTGCCGCTGGCGGCCAGAACGCGCCGCGGAGAGCTGACGACTGGTCGGAACGCCTCACGTTCGGGCTTCCCAAAGAGAGAGGCGGCCTGGTGGTCGTCACCAGCCGGCTGAAGCAGGCTGCCGAGACGATGGTGGGGGAGAGCTGCCTGCACCATGTGCAGCCATTGTGCGACAGCGAGAGCTGCTGGGCAATTTTCATGGACGCCCTCTCCCAGGCGAAAGGGACGGTCGATCTCGCCACCGTTGACAGCATGAAACAGGAGATCCTTGAGACCTGCGGCGGGCTCCCAGCAGCGGCCAAGACAATGGGAGACATTTTTGCAAGAAGCAGCATCCCCTCGCCAGCATCAACATCTACCAGCCAGGAAATTAGTAAGAGTGGCCACATCATCACTGGTAACAGTGGAAGTCTGAAATAG